Proteins encoded together in one Nocardioides marinisabuli window:
- a CDS encoding hemolysin family protein: MDTQTLLNLGLVLLFVVVGGVFAGTEIALVSLRESQLDQLERKGGRGARVAAVARDPNRFLAAVQIGVTVAGFFSAAYGASTLAPDFAPALVALGLPTGAADTVSLIALTLAIAYASLVLGELVPKRMALQRSAGVALLVGPPLDRFATLMRPVVWFLSASTNAVVRLLGGDPHAASEEMSDEELRYLVDQHEGLEPAERQILVDVFDAGDRTLREVMRPRGDVVVLPAAARIEEALATVLAHPFSRYPVVGRGPDDVRGFLHVRDLLGADPQARVSSLAREIVFLPGTNKVLPTLTWLRDHRTHIAVVVDEYGGTDGIVTLEDLVEELVGEIHDEYDVPLTAARAGTAGADPALDAGLSIEDFGAATGLVLPDGPYETAAGLVLHQLGRVAHVGDRVRLADAELVVVRVEGHRITRLEVHPVPQAEQE, from the coding sequence TTGGACACCCAGACCCTGCTCAACCTCGGCCTCGTGCTGCTCTTCGTCGTGGTAGGGGGTGTCTTCGCCGGCACCGAGATCGCGCTGGTCTCGCTGCGCGAGTCGCAGCTCGACCAGCTCGAGCGCAAGGGCGGGCGCGGCGCCCGCGTGGCCGCGGTCGCGCGCGACCCCAACCGGTTCCTGGCCGCGGTGCAGATCGGCGTCACGGTCGCCGGCTTCTTCTCCGCGGCGTACGGCGCCTCCACGCTCGCGCCCGACTTCGCGCCCGCGCTGGTGGCGCTGGGGCTGCCGACGGGGGCGGCCGACACGGTCTCGCTGATCGCGCTGACCCTGGCGATCGCCTACGCCTCGCTGGTGCTGGGCGAGCTGGTGCCCAAGCGGATGGCGCTGCAGCGCAGCGCGGGGGTGGCGCTGCTGGTGGGCCCGCCCCTCGACCGCTTCGCCACGCTGATGCGACCGGTCGTGTGGTTCCTGTCGGCCTCGACGAACGCGGTGGTGCGGCTGCTCGGCGGCGACCCGCACGCCGCGTCCGAGGAGATGTCCGACGAGGAGCTGCGCTACCTCGTCGACCAGCACGAGGGCCTGGAGCCCGCGGAGCGGCAGATCCTCGTCGACGTCTTCGACGCCGGCGACCGCACCCTGCGCGAGGTGATGCGGCCGCGCGGCGACGTGGTGGTGCTGCCTGCCGCGGCCCGCATCGAGGAGGCGCTCGCCACGGTGCTGGCCCACCCGTTCTCGCGCTACCCGGTGGTGGGCCGCGGCCCCGACGACGTGCGCGGCTTCCTGCACGTGCGCGACCTGCTGGGCGCCGACCCGCAGGCGCGGGTCTCCTCGCTGGCCCGCGAGATCGTCTTCCTGCCCGGCACCAACAAGGTGCTGCCGACGCTGACGTGGCTGCGCGACCACCGCACCCACATCGCCGTGGTCGTCGACGAGTACGGCGGCACCGACGGCATCGTCACCCTCGAGGACCTCGTGGAGGAGCTCGTCGGGGAGATCCACGACGAGTACGACGTGCCGCTCACCGCGGCGCGGGCCGGCACCGCCGGGGCCGACCCCGCGCTCGACGCGGGGCTGAGCATCGAGGACTTCGGTGCCGCGACCGGCCTGGTGCTCCCCGACGGTCCCTACGAGACCGCGGCCGGCCTGGTGCTGCACCAGCTGGGCCGGGTCGCCCACGTCGGCGACCGGGTGCGGCTGGCCGACGCCGAGCTGGTCGTGGTGCGGGTCGAGGGGCACCGGATCACCCGCCTCGAGGTGCACCCCGTCCCGCAGGCCGAGCAGGAGTGA
- a CDS encoding NAD(+) synthase, translating to MDFYNAYAHGFARVAACTLPVAIADPATNAERVLEQARLCHDDGVAVAVFPELCLSGYSIEDLLLQDVLLDAVDEAVATVVAGSAELTPVLVVGAPLVVDGRVLNCAVVVHRGEVLGVSPKSYLPTYREFYERRHFAPGDDRRGGTVTVAGRSVPFGPDLLFDAVDVPGLVLHVEVCEDMWVPVPPSAEAALAGATVLANLSGSPITVARAEDRRLLVRSASHRCNAAYVYAAAGQGESSTDLSWDGQTMIYEVGEVLAEGERFVDGAHHVVADVDLDHLRQERLRMGTFDDNRRTHAERSAGFRTVRFELAPPSGDLGLRRKVDRFPFVPDDPERLALDCYEAYNIQVYGLEQRMLAMSSERWQPKVVIGVSGGLDSTHALIVAAKAMDRAGRPRSDILAFTMPGFATGSETKDYATRLCGSLGVSFEEIDIRPAAEQMLDDLDHPYSEGEQVYDVTFENVQAGLRYDYLFRLANHRGGLVVGTGDLSELALGWCTYGVGDQMSHYNVNAGVPKTLVQHLIRWVADSEQFEAETNDVLREILELEITPELIPATEDEPEQRTEDTVGPYSLQDFTLYHVLRRGYRPSKIAFLAWHAWRDAEAGEWPPGFPEDKRGAYDLATIRGWLEVFVRRFFASQFKRSALPNGPKVSAGGTMSPRGDWRMPSDAAPTAWLAEIEANVPRT from the coding sequence GTGGACTTCTACAACGCCTACGCGCACGGATTCGCCCGGGTCGCGGCCTGCACGCTGCCGGTGGCGATCGCCGACCCCGCCACCAACGCCGAGCGGGTGCTCGAGCAGGCCCGGCTCTGCCACGACGACGGGGTCGCGGTCGCGGTCTTCCCCGAGCTGTGCCTCTCCGGCTACTCGATCGAGGACCTGCTGCTGCAGGACGTGCTGCTCGACGCCGTCGACGAGGCCGTCGCCACGGTGGTCGCCGGCTCCGCCGAGCTGACCCCGGTGCTGGTGGTCGGGGCGCCGCTGGTCGTCGACGGCCGGGTGCTCAACTGCGCGGTCGTGGTGCACCGCGGCGAGGTGCTCGGCGTGTCGCCGAAGTCGTACCTGCCGACCTACCGCGAGTTCTACGAGCGCCGGCACTTCGCGCCCGGCGACGACCGCCGCGGCGGCACCGTCACCGTGGCGGGCCGCTCGGTGCCGTTCGGGCCCGACCTGCTCTTCGACGCCGTGGACGTGCCGGGGCTGGTGCTGCACGTCGAGGTCTGCGAGGACATGTGGGTGCCGGTGCCGCCGTCGGCCGAGGCCGCCCTGGCGGGGGCCACGGTGCTGGCCAACCTCTCGGGCAGCCCGATCACAGTGGCCCGCGCCGAGGACCGGCGGCTGCTGGTGCGCTCGGCCTCGCACCGCTGCAACGCGGCGTACGTCTATGCGGCCGCCGGCCAGGGCGAGTCGTCGACCGACCTGTCGTGGGACGGGCAGACGATGATCTACGAGGTCGGCGAGGTGCTGGCCGAGGGGGAGCGGTTCGTCGACGGCGCCCACCACGTCGTCGCCGACGTCGACCTCGACCACCTGCGCCAGGAGCGGCTGCGGATGGGCACCTTCGACGACAACCGGCGCACCCACGCCGAGCGCAGCGCCGGCTTCCGCACCGTGCGCTTCGAGCTGGCGCCGCCCTCGGGCGACCTCGGGCTGCGGAGGAAGGTCGACCGCTTCCCGTTCGTGCCCGACGACCCCGAGCGGCTCGCGCTGGACTGCTACGAGGCCTACAACATCCAGGTCTACGGCCTCGAGCAGCGGATGCTGGCGATGAGCAGCGAGCGCTGGCAGCCCAAGGTCGTCATCGGGGTCAGCGGCGGCCTCGACTCCACCCACGCGCTGATCGTCGCCGCGAAGGCGATGGACCGCGCCGGCCGCCCGCGCAGCGACATCCTCGCCTTCACGATGCCCGGCTTCGCGACCGGCAGCGAGACCAAGGACTACGCCACCCGGCTGTGCGGGTCGCTGGGGGTCTCGTTCGAGGAGATCGACATCCGCCCGGCCGCCGAGCAGATGCTCGACGACCTCGACCACCCCTACTCCGAGGGCGAGCAGGTCTACGACGTCACCTTCGAGAACGTCCAGGCGGGGCTGCGCTACGACTACCTCTTCCGCCTGGCCAACCACCGCGGCGGCCTGGTCGTCGGCACCGGTGACCTCTCCGAGCTGGCGCTGGGCTGGTGCACGTACGGCGTCGGCGACCAGATGTCGCACTACAACGTCAACGCCGGGGTGCCCAAGACGCTGGTGCAGCACCTGATCCGCTGGGTCGCGGACAGCGAGCAGTTCGAGGCCGAGACCAACGACGTGCTGCGCGAGATCCTCGAGCTCGAGATCACCCCCGAGCTGATCCCGGCCACCGAGGACGAGCCCGAGCAGCGCACCGAGGACACCGTCGGGCCCTACTCGCTGCAGGACTTCACGCTCTACCACGTGCTGCGACGTGGCTACCGGCCCAGCAAGATCGCGTTCCTGGCCTGGCACGCGTGGCGCGACGCGGAGGCAGGAGAGTGGCCGCCGGGCTTCCCCGAGGACAAGCGCGGCGCCTACGACCTGGCCACGATCCGCGGGTGGCTCGAGGTGTTCGTGCGGCGCTTCTTCGCCAGCCAGTTCAAGCGCTCCGCGCTGCCGAACGGCCCGAAGGTCAGCGCTGGCGGCACGATGTCGCCCCGCGGTGACTGGCGGATGCCCTCCGACGCCGCCCCCACCGCCTGGCTGGCCGAGATCGAGGCGAACGTCCCCCGCACCTGA
- the panB gene encoding 3-methyl-2-oxobutanoate hydroxymethyltransferase, whose protein sequence is MSEETAPYGSGTPAPASAAQAPVKRVRTHHLREMKERGDKITMLTAYDMFTAATFDEAGIDLLLVGDSASNNVLGNETSLPVTVDELLPLTRAVAGAARRAMVVGDLPFGSYQASPEQGYLTAVRFMKEAGAHCVKLEGGVEMVPVIEKLTRGGIPVMAHIGFTPQSEHTLGGYRVQGRGEAAERVRRDAQAVQEAGAFAVVMEMVPGDVAAQISRELDIPTIGIGAGAGCDGQVLVWQDAFGLRTGRMARFVKQYADVHSVLLEGARAYAEDVKGGTFPGPEHTF, encoded by the coding sequence ATGAGCGAAGAGACCGCCCCCTACGGCAGCGGCACCCCCGCGCCCGCCTCCGCCGCGCAGGCCCCCGTCAAGCGGGTGCGCACCCACCACCTGCGCGAGATGAAGGAGCGCGGCGACAAGATCACGATGCTGACGGCGTACGACATGTTCACCGCCGCCACCTTCGACGAGGCCGGCATCGACCTGCTGCTGGTCGGCGACTCCGCCTCCAACAACGTGCTCGGCAACGAGACCAGCCTGCCGGTCACCGTCGACGAGCTGCTGCCGCTGACCCGCGCGGTCGCCGGCGCGGCGCGCCGCGCGATGGTCGTGGGCGACCTGCCCTTCGGCAGCTACCAGGCCTCGCCCGAGCAGGGCTACCTCACCGCGGTGCGGTTCATGAAGGAGGCCGGCGCGCACTGCGTGAAGCTCGAGGGCGGCGTCGAGATGGTGCCGGTGATCGAGAAGCTCACCCGCGGTGGCATCCCGGTGATGGCCCACATCGGCTTCACCCCGCAGTCCGAGCACACCCTGGGCGGCTACCGGGTGCAGGGCCGCGGCGAGGCGGCCGAGCGGGTGCGCCGCGACGCGCAGGCGGTGCAGGAGGCCGGCGCCTTCGCGGTGGTGATGGAGATGGTGCCCGGCGACGTGGCGGCCCAGATCAGCCGTGAGCTCGACATCCCCACCATCGGCATCGGCGCCGGGGCCGGCTGCGACGGCCAGGTGCTGGTCTGGCAGGACGCCTTCGGGCTGCGCACCGGGCGGATGGCGCGCTTCGTCAAGCAGTACGCCGACGTGCACAGCGTGCTGCTCGAGGGCGCCCGCGCCTACGCCGAGGACGTCAAGGGCGGCACCTTCCCCGGGCCCGAGCACACCTTCTGA
- a CDS encoding type 1 glutamine amidotransferase — protein sequence MARVLVVQHEDDCPPALVGGWLAEAGCELDVRRPYAGYALPGDPAAYDALLVLGGSMGAEEESAHAWLAPTKQLLRDAVGAEVPTLGICLGHQLLASALGGRVEVNPRGRTVGLVPVEWSDAAADDPLVGALATPRRGVHWNNDVVTVLPPGALLLASTPQGDAEVVRHAPAAWGVQLHPEVDAAVVARWAASDDKPAPGVDTAAEVARVDAARPELDEAWRPLALSFARLAGERALR from the coding sequence GTGGCCCGGGTGCTGGTGGTCCAGCACGAGGACGACTGCCCGCCGGCCCTGGTCGGCGGGTGGCTGGCCGAGGCCGGGTGCGAGCTCGACGTGCGCCGGCCCTACGCCGGCTACGCGCTGCCCGGCGACCCCGCGGCGTACGACGCGCTGCTGGTGCTGGGCGGCTCGATGGGCGCCGAGGAGGAGTCCGCGCACGCCTGGCTGGCCCCGACCAAGCAGCTGCTGCGCGACGCGGTGGGCGCCGAGGTGCCGACCCTGGGCATCTGCCTGGGCCACCAGCTGCTCGCCTCGGCGCTGGGTGGTCGGGTCGAGGTCAACCCGCGCGGTCGCACGGTCGGGCTGGTGCCGGTCGAGTGGAGCGACGCAGCCGCCGACGACCCGCTGGTGGGGGCCCTGGCCACCCCGCGGCGCGGGGTGCACTGGAACAACGACGTGGTCACCGTGCTGCCGCCGGGGGCGCTGCTGCTGGCCAGCACGCCCCAGGGCGACGCCGAGGTGGTGCGCCACGCGCCGGCTGCCTGGGGCGTGCAGCTGCACCCCGAGGTCGACGCCGCCGTGGTGGCCCGCTGGGCGGCCTCCGACGACAAGCCCGCGCCCGGCGTCGACACCGCGGCCGAGGTCGCCCGCGTCGACGCGGCCCGTCCCGAGCTCGACGAGGCCTGGCGCCCCCTCGCGCTGTCCTTCGCGCGGCTGGCCGGGGAGCGAGCGCTCCGGTGA
- a CDS encoding GNAT family N-acetyltransferase — MSATVDHAAPSGAERSAATLLAPHDLVGDPAVVAAWGRLAASARHANPFLGPAVLLPALRHLAGGDDVRLLTVGAPGRLDLLLPVAAHQRVRRTPVRASVAWAHTHHFLGTPLVSPTLDQRGWRAALAAVATAGDAWFLLPHTDLDVVREVESAAAASGLLTRRLEEQTRPVTHRRERDDYAERRLSGRRRKELRRVRRRLEEDLGGGLALVDLADGASPSDLEAALAQFLALEASGWKGADGGAMAARPAERAFFLEACRALAAEGRLELLALRGRTGGAAAMAVVLRDGATQFTFKIAYDEQHAARSPGLLLYLDQLSLFHASGASLVDTCAAPDHPMARRLHGDDRTLVTLAVGLGPRRGAPAVRWAQTTTRTAAAVRRHRRPPAPREDHP, encoded by the coding sequence GTGAGCGCCACCGTCGACCACGCCGCGCCCTCCGGCGCGGAGCGCTCGGCTGCCACGCTGCTGGCCCCGCACGACCTGGTCGGCGACCCCGCCGTCGTCGCGGCCTGGGGCCGGCTCGCCGCCTCGGCCCGCCACGCCAACCCCTTCCTCGGCCCCGCGGTGCTGCTGCCCGCGCTGCGCCACCTGGCGGGGGGCGACGACGTACGCCTGCTGACCGTGGGGGCGCCCGGGCGCCTCGACCTGCTCCTCCCCGTGGCCGCGCACCAGCGGGTGCGGCGAACACCGGTGCGGGCGAGCGTCGCCTGGGCGCACACCCACCACTTCCTGGGTACGCCGCTCGTCTCCCCCACGCTCGACCAGCGGGGCTGGCGGGCGGCGCTCGCAGCGGTTGCGACCGCCGGCGACGCCTGGTTCCTGCTGCCCCACACCGACCTCGACGTGGTGCGCGAGGTGGAGTCGGCCGCCGCTGCGTCGGGGCTGCTGACCCGGCGCCTGGAGGAGCAGACCCGTCCGGTCACCCACCGCCGCGAGCGCGACGACTACGCCGAGCGGCGCCTGAGCGGCCGGCGGCGCAAGGAGCTGCGCCGGGTGCGCCGACGGCTCGAGGAGGACCTCGGCGGCGGGCTGGCGCTGGTCGACCTCGCCGACGGCGCCTCGCCGTCGGACCTCGAGGCCGCGCTCGCGCAGTTCCTGGCCCTCGAGGCCTCCGGCTGGAAGGGCGCCGACGGCGGCGCGATGGCCGCGCGACCCGCCGAGCGGGCGTTCTTCCTCGAGGCCTGCCGCGCGCTGGCCGCCGAGGGGCGCCTGGAGCTGCTGGCCCTGCGCGGCCGGACGGGCGGGGCCGCCGCGATGGCGGTGGTGCTGCGCGACGGCGCGACCCAGTTCACCTTCAAGATCGCCTACGACGAGCAGCACGCCGCGCGCTCCCCCGGGCTGCTGCTCTACCTCGACCAGCTCTCGCTCTTCCACGCCTCGGGCGCCTCGCTCGTCGACACCTGCGCGGCCCCCGACCACCCGATGGCCCGACGCCTGCACGGCGACGACCGGACCCTGGTCACCCTGGCCGTCGGCCTCGGCCCGCGTCGCGGCGCGCCGGCGGTGCGCTGGGCGCAGACCACCACCAGGACCGCCGCGGCCGTGCGCCGCCACCGCCGCCCACCCGCCCCACGAGAGGACCACCCATGA
- a CDS encoding JmjC domain-containing protein, whose amino-acid sequence MSDLLHLDEQSVRALRTAGETGEPQEVTHALRSHDLLTLEALADLAVSLPADSIEHNVGALPDVVADGRAPTLDLELREMILGLETNGAWCVVKNVEQDPRYSALLDSCLDEIEDLVSGPGRAYHREGFVFLSAPGSMTPSHIDPEHNVLLQVQGTKTMVTGRWASPEARADEAERLVGGGHRNLDHDVQEPVEHHLQPGDGIYVPPYTQHKVVNGPALSISLSVTWRSRALADEARVLRANSYLRRAGLTPTAPGTRPGADRAKATAISAAERAKAAVRRR is encoded by the coding sequence ATGAGCGACCTGCTGCACCTCGACGAGCAGTCCGTGCGCGCCCTGCGCACCGCCGGCGAGACCGGCGAGCCGCAGGAGGTGACCCACGCACTGCGCTCGCACGACCTGCTGACCCTCGAGGCGCTGGCCGACCTCGCGGTCTCGCTGCCCGCCGACAGCATCGAGCACAACGTCGGCGCACTGCCCGACGTCGTCGCCGACGGCCGCGCCCCCACCCTCGACCTCGAGCTGCGCGAGATGATCCTGGGCCTGGAGACCAACGGCGCGTGGTGCGTGGTCAAGAACGTCGAGCAGGACCCGCGCTACAGCGCGCTGCTCGACTCCTGCCTCGACGAGATCGAGGACCTGGTCTCCGGGCCGGGGCGGGCCTACCACCGCGAGGGGTTCGTCTTCCTCTCCGCGCCCGGCTCGATGACCCCCTCGCACATCGACCCCGAGCACAACGTGCTGCTGCAGGTGCAGGGCACCAAGACGATGGTCACCGGCCGCTGGGCCAGCCCCGAGGCCCGCGCCGACGAGGCCGAGCGCCTGGTGGGTGGCGGGCACCGCAACCTCGACCACGACGTCCAGGAGCCGGTCGAGCACCACCTGCAGCCCGGCGACGGCATCTACGTGCCGCCGTACACCCAGCACAAGGTCGTCAACGGCCCGGCGCTGTCGATCTCGCTGTCGGTCACCTGGCGCAGCCGCGCCCTCGCCGACGAGGCCCGGGTGCTGCGCGCCAACTCCTACCTGCGCCGCGCCGGGCTCACCCCCACCGCCCCCGGCACCCGCCCCGGCGCCGACCGCGCCAAGGCGACCGCCATCTCCGCGGCCGAGCGCGCCAAGGCCGCCGTACGCCGCCGCTGA
- the galE gene encoding UDP-glucose 4-epimerase GalE: MRVLVSGGAGYIGSHTVLALVEAGHDILVVDDFSNAKPTVVGRLEALSGRHIPVHAFDLTDVDKTAHLFATEEIDAVIHFAGYKAVGESVAKPLDYYENNLGSTFSLVRAMQRHGVHKLVFSSSATVYGTDQAGATEDRPTFATNPYGWTKVMQEQILSDIAAADPESRFALLRYFNPVGAHPSGTIGEDPSDVPNNLMPYIAQVAVGRREKLQVFGDDYDTVDGTGVRDYIHVEDLAAGHVAALEALGRTTEPVSTWNLGSGRGTSVLELLHAFERAVGRELPYEVVARRAGDVAASYADPSKANAELGWRTVRTVDEMCADTWRWQSQNPDGYPD; encoded by the coding sequence ATGCGCGTCCTGGTCTCCGGCGGTGCCGGCTACATCGGTTCTCACACGGTCCTCGCCCTCGTCGAGGCCGGTCACGACATCCTGGTCGTCGACGATTTCTCCAACGCCAAGCCCACCGTGGTGGGCCGGCTGGAGGCGCTGTCGGGGCGCCACATCCCCGTGCACGCCTTCGACCTCACCGACGTCGACAAGACCGCGCACCTCTTCGCGACCGAGGAGATCGACGCGGTCATCCACTTCGCGGGCTACAAGGCCGTCGGCGAGAGCGTGGCCAAGCCGCTGGACTACTACGAGAACAACCTCGGCTCGACCTTCTCGCTGGTGCGCGCGATGCAGCGCCACGGCGTGCACAAGCTGGTCTTCTCCTCCAGCGCCACCGTCTACGGCACCGACCAGGCCGGCGCCACCGAGGACCGCCCCACCTTCGCGACCAACCCCTACGGCTGGACCAAGGTGATGCAGGAGCAGATCCTCTCCGACATCGCCGCCGCCGACCCCGAGTCGCGCTTCGCGCTGCTGCGCTACTTCAACCCCGTCGGCGCGCACCCCTCCGGCACGATCGGCGAGGACCCCAGCGACGTGCCCAACAACCTGATGCCCTACATCGCCCAGGTGGCGGTGGGCCGGCGCGAGAAGCTGCAGGTCTTCGGCGACGACTACGACACCGTCGACGGCACCGGGGTGCGTGACTACATCCATGTCGAGGACCTCGCCGCCGGCCACGTCGCCGCGCTCGAGGCCCTCGGGCGCACCACCGAGCCGGTCAGCACCTGGAACCTCGGCTCGGGGCGCGGCACCAGCGTGCTCGAGCTGCTGCACGCCTTCGAGCGCGCCGTGGGCCGCGAGCTGCCGTACGAGGTCGTGGCGCGGCGCGCCGGCGACGTGGCGGCGTCGTACGCCGACCCCTCGAAGGCCAACGCCGAGCTCGGGTGGCGCACCGTCAGGACCGTCGACGAGATGTGCGCCGACACCTGGCGCTGGCAGTCGCAGAACCCCGACGGCTACCCCGACTGA
- the glnA gene encoding type I glutamate--ammonia ligase, translating to MGKQEDFVLRALEERDVRFVRLWFTDVLGSLKSVAVAPAELENAFDEGIGFDGSAIEGFARVFEADMLAKPDPSTFQILPWREEGPSTARMFCDIEMPDGTPSYADPRHVLKRTLGKAAEQGFSFYTHPEIEFYLFKGLPGAGDEPVPVDRTGYFDHTAQSEGADFRREAITMLEQMGISVEFSHHEAGPGQQEIDLRYADALTTADNIMTFRTVIREVALSQGIWASFMPKPFTTHPGSGMHTHLSLFEGDENAFYEAGAQYQLSTTGRRFIAGVLHHAPEISVVTNQWVNSYKRMMFGGEAPSYICWGHNNRSAMIRVPMYKPLKGQSTRVELRTIDAACNPYLAYAAVLAAGMKGIEEGYELPREAEDDVWSLTERERTSLGIKPLPKNLNDAISVAEDSELLAETLGEQVFDFFLRNKRAEWDEYRGQVSAFERDRMLPVL from the coding sequence ATGGGCAAGCAGGAAGACTTCGTTCTCCGCGCTCTCGAGGAGCGCGACGTCCGGTTCGTGCGGTTGTGGTTCACCGACGTGCTGGGGTCGTTGAAGTCGGTGGCGGTCGCCCCGGCCGAGCTCGAGAACGCCTTCGACGAGGGCATCGGGTTCGACGGCTCCGCGATCGAGGGCTTCGCGCGGGTCTTCGAGGCCGACATGCTGGCCAAGCCCGACCCGTCGACGTTCCAGATCCTGCCGTGGCGCGAGGAGGGCCCCTCGACGGCGCGGATGTTCTGCGACATCGAGATGCCCGACGGCACCCCGTCGTACGCCGACCCCCGCCACGTGCTCAAGCGCACCCTGGGCAAGGCCGCCGAGCAGGGCTTCTCCTTCTACACCCACCCCGAGATCGAGTTCTACCTCTTCAAGGGCCTGCCGGGCGCCGGTGACGAGCCGGTGCCGGTCGACCGCACCGGCTACTTCGACCACACCGCGCAGTCCGAGGGCGCCGACTTCCGCCGCGAGGCGATCACGATGCTCGAGCAGATGGGCATCTCGGTGGAGTTCAGCCACCACGAGGCCGGCCCGGGCCAGCAGGAGATCGACCTGCGCTACGCCGACGCGCTGACCACGGCCGACAACATCATGACCTTCCGCACCGTGATCCGGGAGGTGGCGCTGAGCCAGGGCATCTGGGCCAGCTTCATGCCCAAGCCGTTCACCACCCACCCCGGCTCGGGCATGCACACCCACCTGAGCCTCTTCGAGGGCGACGAGAACGCCTTCTACGAGGCCGGCGCGCAGTACCAGCTCTCCACCACCGGGCGCCGCTTCATCGCCGGCGTCCTGCACCACGCCCCGGAGATCTCCGTGGTCACCAACCAGTGGGTCAACTCCTACAAGCGGATGATGTTCGGCGGCGAGGCGCCCTCCTACATCTGCTGGGGCCACAACAACCGCTCGGCGATGATCCGGGTGCCGATGTACAAGCCGCTCAAGGGCCAGTCGACGCGTGTCGAGCTGCGCACCATCGACGCCGCCTGCAACCCCTACCTCGCCTACGCCGCGGTCCTGGCCGCGGGCATGAAGGGCATCGAGGAGGGCTACGAGCTGCCCCGCGAGGCCGAGGACGACGTGTGGTCGCTGACCGAGCGCGAGCGCACCAGCCTCGGCATCAAGCCGCTGCCCAAGAACCTCAACGACGCGATCAGCGTCGCCGAGGACTCCGAGCTGCTGGCCGAGACCCTGGGCGAGCAGGTCTTCGACTTCTTCCTGCGCAACAAGCGCGCCGAGTGGGACGAGTACCGCGGCCAGGTCTCGGCCTTCGAGCGCGACCGCATGCTGCCGGTCCTCTGA